A section of the Longimicrobium sp. genome encodes:
- a CDS encoding addiction module protein, with translation MEYDDIETAALQLPANLRSRLIQRLMDSLDGEEDGGRWIDVYAEQAWMIEIQRRWEEIQRGEATLIDHETVMAELKAKFGDPAAERQ, from the coding sequence ATGGAGTACGACGACATCGAGACTGCTGCACTTCAGCTTCCCGCGAATCTTCGCTCACGGCTGATTCAGCGCCTGATGGATTCGCTGGACGGCGAAGAAGACGGCGGACGCTGGATCGACGTATACGCCGAGCAGGCTTGGATGATCGAAATCCAGCGACGTTGGGAAGAGATCCAGCGCGGTGAGGCAACGTTGATCGACCATGAGACTGTCATGGCAGAGCTCAAGGCGAAGTTCGGCGATCCGGCAGCAGAGCGACAGTGA